Below is a genomic region from Culicoides brevitarsis isolate CSIRO-B50_1 chromosome 2, AGI_CSIRO_Cbre_v1, whole genome shotgun sequence.
TTATATGAACAAATACAGCATCGACTTCATGTGAGTCTTTGCCTTCTCTCTTTGACAAAAGTATTCCTGTTTCTTAATGATGTTCtgtaaaatatcaataaaatatgaggAAGTCGATAATATGGAAGACAACACATTAAGAAgttgaacaataaataattacttgAATAAGATTTTCTTTATTCCACAAAACTAACTAATACATCGATTCTGgagatttcaaaatttgtcattcgGGCCTACTAAATCCAAAAAACTTCAACAATCAACATCAAATATCGTATATTCGAGTCGAGCCCAGATGAAGAAGAGAatcaaaacaacgaaaaactcGAATAATGATGATTAAGTTGCCTTCGACCAAAAAAACAGCAGAACATGTCGAAGATAAGTTTACAtagttatttataaatatcatATGGAAAACAATTACATGTTATGACATGAGCCTTATTAAATAGTATGAACATTAGGCAAAACATCATAGTTAAGATACCTaccaaaaggtaaaaaattaaccaagaATGTGAAGAAAGTTACGAAGTTAAAAAAGTAGAAACACTTATTGAAAATCCATATCATCGAAATTATcatagttaattttaaaacatcttAAGGACTCGAAATATCATtcaaaaaactattaattttttttgtaatagttGCTTTtgttaaagtgaaaaataaaaaattaaattttttttatcaaattgaaattccttcaactaaaaaatagaatatcttcccctaaaaatattttcaaaatttgtcttcGCCTCATGTCTCAATTATCTTGAATCAGCAAATGGCAATTTCCCTTGCTACAGAGGTACGCCGAGCATTTCCGTACAGATTTTTGTTATAACTGAAAATATTCTCGGATATTAAAAGTCGAATTTCCTCTCGTTTTCGTTAGAATTGCTGGCAAATGTTTAGAAATTGTACAATTAGAAGTAGTTAATTGTGTAAATACGCTGCAGAATGATAATACAGGAGCCTGTTCAGGtaggaaaatgcaaaaaataagttaacgCATCACAATTGATGATGGCGATTGATTTTCTCTGTGTGTATTTGTGTGTGTCTCAATGCAATACTCTCTGCTGTGTGAATTGCAACGACGAAaagtgtacgaaaaaaaagcaaaatatttatgtaacgAAACGCCTTGAAGAGAAATCTGGACGAGTTTTGGACTCGGGGAAGCAGGTTTCTGCTTTTGCTGTGCGAACGAATGACAAATTCCGTCAAAATGGGAACGAAATTTTACAGTTAACTTTCTTGTTTCGTTTCAGGCTGCCATTTGGCACTGTTTGAATCACTATGCCTACCAAGATGCAATATTTCTAGCGGAGCGATTGTGTACTGAAAGTAAGTTTTTGCCTTGCGTCACATCAggaaatgattaattttcgtttttttctctcgtagtTGAGACAGAGGAAAGTCTGTTTTTGTTGGCGACTTGTTATTATCGTTCGGGACAAGTGCATCAGGCGCATTGGTTGCTTAACAACAAAGGAGCAAAGTCGCCTGAATGTCGTTTTCTCATGGCAAAATGCGCGTATGAGCTGAAACAGTTGAATGACGCTGAAAATTACCTGTCGCAAGACGATCATCACATCAATGCCGCAACCTTGGATGCCGTCACGAAGGAATTCGGCGATATTGCGTGTTTCGCACTGCAACTCCTTGCAAAGATATGCCAAAAGACAGAACGAGCCTCCTTGGCGAGCGATGCTAGTCGGAAAGCGATAAAGCTGAATCCGTTTCTCTTTCAAACGTTCATGGATTTGTGTGATCGCGGCGAAAGACCCGACCCCAAGCAAGTTTTCACGATAAACGACGCCGAAATCTTCCAAACGACACAAGCGACGCAAGGCTTGTCATGGTTCGGGCTCGGAAATCACATGGGAGGCACAGCAAATGGCGATGCCATGAACTACTTAGATCTGCTAAACACGAGTTCAGCTGCGGCGGCGCATATTTTGGGCACTCCGCAACCCATGGACAAAACGTGTGCGGATCTCCAGACACCGTTACAGCGCGAAATGACGGCAATTCACATAAATTTGGAAAGTTCGCCGCCCGTTATCATGGATGAGACGCCAAATCCGCCGAGTTCGAGACCTCTGGAAACCCCTTTTAGGAaacaattcaaatatttgtcgtCAATGTCGCCGCACAGTCCGAGTTTTGGTGTGTTACCGATCATGAATACGCCCGCAAATGTCGACGTTTCGCCCGCAAGTCACGCCGAAACGCTACAGCTGCTGACAGATAGCCAAAAAGCGAATAATCACAAAAAGCTGAAGGGACAAGTGATAAATACGCGAAAAGAGCAGCCGCTGCAATCGAGTAAGCAGATGGTTTTCGGGCAAACGGGAGCGAATATTGGCACGCCAAAGACCCCGAGTGCGCTTGGGGGACAAAATGTGCGACGCAGCTCGCGATTGTTTAGTAATAATTATTCCGTGaaggaaaataacaaaagtccCAATATAAATAAGTTTGCGGCGCCGCGTTCGCCGCCGCGCAAGTCAAAGACAcgatcgaaaattaatttaagtaacaCAATTAACTTTGAATTGAATGAGAAGGCGGACAAGGAGAAGCTTCAGCAGGAAAATGTGCCCGTGCAAGTCGTTCAAGATCAAAAGGTTCTCATTAACAACAGTATCAATAATGCTCAGAGTTTTGCTCAACAggtaagcttttaatttttttttttaaataattaaaaatgttttcgattttatttcaattttttgagaaattatcagaaaatattaaaatttttataaaaaaaaaattcattcggtatcaaaaattctcttaaaattcaaaaaaattaaatttttataaattttataataataatttaattatttttttaaaatgattttaattaaaaattgaaaatttaattttcgatgtaaatattttttctttataaatataaaattttttcgactttttaaaattttttaaaagagcaTAAGTAATTTtgtgactaaaaatttttcttgatttttcttttatttcaaaaaaaaatttatgaaaattttttaaaattaaacaattttttaaaaaaaaattttttaaaatttcaaaaatattaatttaaataattattattaatttttttttatgattttaaaaattaattttttattttaatttaaataatttttgtgaaaatatgtataaaataaaatattgacattttaaatttttttttagcgaaaaattatcaattttgaaagaaaataattttaatttttaaatttattttacaaaaaaaaaattattagaaatttttaaaaactctaaTTTTCTGTATcaggcaaaattttgaaaaaaattcatatttttcatattttttttttaaagaaaattcatataaaatcgtgtgaaaattttagatttttctttaatattttaaagtttttaattttttttaaccaaattttatataaaaattgaaaaatttgtactttgaaatttttaaaagaaattataacaaaaaaaaaaaaaaaataaataaaataaataaataaaaataaacaagacgaaaatttctaaaaaaaaaattggttaaaaattaatgaaaaaaaaaaaaatacaaaatttcatttaaataaaatttaaaactttaaaaattcgacaattaatgaaaaattgttcaaaattactaaaaattaaacaaaaaaattttttttttagattttttttgattactttttcttcataaatttgagaaaaaaaattttataatattttttttgatatttgataaattttccataatattttgaaaaatttctgaaatcgaaaacatttttgtatcTCTTTTcataaagaaacatttttttaaatatttttttctgttaattttagCTCCTTCACATGAAAAAACAAAGCGCGGAAGGCTTAATGACGCTCCTGCGTGACTTGGGTCAAGGATATTTGCATCTGGCGCACTACGAGTGTCAAGAAGCGATCAAATGCTTCGAAGAAGTCCCGTTGCAACACACGCAAAGTAGTTGGGTCCAAAGTCAAATCGCGATGGCGCATCACGAGCAACGACAATACGAGACTGCCGTCAAAATATTCCAAGAAATCCATGATCGCGAGCCGCATCGT
It encodes:
- the LOC134832769 gene encoding cell division cycle protein 27 homolog — its product is MIIQEPVQAAIWHCLNHYAYQDAIFLAERLCTEIETEESLFLLATCYYRSGQVHQAHWLLNNKGAKSPECRFLMAKCAYELKQLNDAENYLSQDDHHINAATLDAVTKEFGDIACFALQLLAKICQKTERASLASDASRKAIKLNPFLFQTFMDLCDRGERPDPKQVFTINDAEIFQTTQATQGLSWFGLGNHMGGTANGDAMNYLDLLNTSSAAAAHILGTPQPMDKTCADLQTPLQREMTAIHINLESSPPVIMDETPNPPSSRPLETPFRKQFKYLSSMSPHSPSFGVLPIMNTPANVDVSPASHAETLQLLTDSQKANNHKKLKGQVINTRKEQPLQSSKQMVFGQTGANIGTPKTPSALGGQNVRRSSRLFSNNYSVKENNKSPNINKFAAPRSPPRKSKTRSKINLSNTINFELNEKADKEKLQQENVPVQVVQDQKVLINNSINNAQSFAQQLLHMKKQSAEGLMTLLRDLGQGYLHLAHYECQEAIKCFEEVPLQHTQSSWVQSQIAMAHHEQRQYETAVKIFQEIHDREPHRLEMMEIYSTGLWHLQKDVMLSALAQDLMAQNKESPITWCAAGNCFSAHKEHETAIKFFQRAIQVDPDFAYSYTLLGHELVLTEELDKALSYFRTAILHSPRHYNAWFGIGTVFSKQERYQLAEIHYTKALQINPKNSVLMVHIGVMQFFLNKVQTALQTLNQAIQLDPKNPLSKFHRGSMYFSIGKYQEALRELEDLKQIVPKESVVYYLIGKIHKKLGNTDLALMYFSWATDLDPKGANNQIKDNFDSIIRTQDTTISGPSSAGSNQDANQSVTEGGVDGEANASAETPVYSMRSEGGLGSASMHDSRNNVDYDSDSF